DNA sequence from the Leuconostoc lactis genome:
CATCGATTCAACCGAATCCGTATTTTCATACATATATTTCACCGCATCCGTGACATGGTAGTTCAACGTGACACTGGCTTTAATATCAGCATTATCCGCCGTAATGACTGAATAATCTGGTAATCGCAATGGCCGCATGGCCAAACTGACATTTCGAATGCGTTGGACAAATGGCACATAAAAGTGAAGCCCAGCTTCTTTCCGCGTGCGATACTTACCAAGCGTTTCAACTAAACCTGCGTTGTTTTGTGGCACAATTTTAAAAAATAGCATCTTTCTCCCCCGTGTATTAAGATTCGTAAACAGCAATGACTGGCTTTAATTCACGCAACGTTAAAATATTGCCAGTCGCTTCAATCACAACATATTGCCGATCCACTTTAGCCGTCGCAGCATTATCTATCAAATAACGATAATAAATACCCGACACCAAGACTAATCGATTAAACAAATCAAAGTTTTCCCCTGAAATAATTTGACCGACAATTTGCCGCTCCTCAAAAGTTTCTGGTTGCGCGCCTGCTTCGAGCAACTTCGTCAAATAACTATTCAGGGAACGACCTTCTTGCGCCGCCTGTTCCGCTAATATTTCATGCAATTCTGGCGCAATCCGCAATGGAATACGACCTGATTTATGAGTTTTTTCTTCGTCAATCTTTTTCATATATTAATGATATCACATTTATGTCAAAGAAGACAATATGTGATATCTCATTAAAAAAACACGCCTGATACGGGCGTGTTTTTTAGGCATTATTCGCATTTAAAACGTTTTGGACAACCGCATAGTCGCCAATATAGGGTTCGTCAACACCGTTAATCTTTTGATACGGGTCCTCACCTTTTCCGGCAACAATCACGATATCATGCGGGTTGGCCTGTGCAATCGCCTGTTGAATGGCTTGGATACGATCCATTTCAAAATGTACCGTCACATCAGGATTGGTAATGTGGGCCGCAATTTCTTTGGCAATGGCCATTGGCGATTCAAATTGTGGATCATCAGCCGTCAAAAAGACCGTATCCGCAAACTCTGACACCACCCGACCAAAGTCAGCACGGCGTGACACACCTTTATTGCCTGGTGCGCCAATCACCACTGAAACTTTACCATCAGGATATTGACTCTGCGCAAATTGTAGCAGTGCCCGCATCGACGCGTAGTTGTGGGCGTAGTCGACAAATGCAACCCCATGATCTGGAATCGGTAAGCTCAACATACGACCAGGAATAAAGACCGTATCTAAACCAGCCACCATATCAGCATGCTGGGCACCCGCCAAGGCAGTCATCATCAACGCCGCTAAAGCGTTTGATTCATTAAAATCACCTGGCAAATTCAAACGATAAGTCCCGTTCATCTCAGCCAAATCACTCTCAGCAACCGTGAAACGACTCTCATGAATCGCACTTTCAAGAGACTGATACGTGTACGCGCCACCTTGATCGGCTTGACTATAAGTATAGACGTGATCATGATGCGTTTTGGCGTGTGCTAACACGGCCGATAACTGATCACTTGCTGCATTAACAATAACCTGTTCAGCATGATCTAGCAACATCATTTTATGCGCTAAATAGTCTTCAAAGCTGGGATGTTCATTTGGTCCAATGTGATCAGGTGAAATGTTCAAAAAGGCACCAACTTGAAATTCTAGGCCGTAGACACGTTGTTTGAGATAAGCCTGTGAGCTGACCTCCATAACCAAATGCGTCATATCATTATCAACAGCGCGGCGCATATCTTTGAAGAGTTCATAAGATTCCGGTGTGGTCAAATCTGACTTTTTCTTATCAGCTGGTTGATTGCCAGTAATGCGATCAACCGTTGAAAACAGCGCTGTATGCTGATGCGTCATGTGCTGTAAGATTTGAAAGGCCATGTACGCCGCGGTTGTTTTGCCTTTTGTCCCCGTAAAGGCGCCAATCCACAAGTCGTTTTGTGGATAGTCAAAAAAGGCCATCGATAAGACTGACAACGCCTTTTGGACATCCGTGACTTGCCATTGTGGCAAATCAACCGGTAGCAGTTCTTCCGTGACTAAACCAGTCACGCCAGC
Encoded proteins:
- the murE gene encoding UDP-N-acetylmuramyl-tripeptide synthetase; its protein translation is MELTSKTIEQLLTAHHLLVAKPDSDQTFDFLHYDTRQVKDQTLFVVKGAFRVEYLAQAAGVTGLVTEELLPVDLPQWQVTDVQKALSVLSMAFFDYPQNDLWIGAFTGTKGKTTAAYMAFQILQHMTHQHTALFSTVDRITGNQPADKKKSDLTTPESYELFKDMRRAVDNDMTHLVMEVSSQAYLKQRVYGLEFQVGAFLNISPDHIGPNEHPSFEDYLAHKMMLLDHAEQVIVNAASDQLSAVLAHAKTHHDHVYTYSQADQGGAYTYQSLESAIHESRFTVAESDLAEMNGTYRLNLPGDFNESNALAALMMTALAGAQHADMVAGLDTVFIPGRMLSLPIPDHGVAFVDYAHNYASMRALLQFAQSQYPDGKVSVVIGAPGNKGVSRRADFGRVVSEFADTVFLTADDPQFESPMAIAKEIAAHITNPDVTVHFEMDRIQAIQQAIAQANPHDIVIVAGKGEDPYQKINGVDEPYIGDYAVVQNVLNANNA
- a CDS encoding toxin-antitoxin system HicB family antitoxin — encoded protein: MKKIDEEKTHKSGRIPLRIAPELHEILAEQAAQEGRSLNSYLTKLLEAGAQPETFEERQIVGQIISGENFDLFNRLVLVSGIYYRYLIDNAATAKVDRQYVVIEATGNILTLRELKPVIAVYES